A genomic segment from Pseudoxanthomonas sp. CF385 encodes:
- a CDS encoding RNA polymerase sigma factor, protein MNDLAEPADETLMLAYAAGDASAFEQLYARHRGPLYRFLLRHLRDAAMADEFFQDTWQRVIAARQGWKPEAAFGTWLYRIAHNRLNDHWRALKHRPATPEDAEARTERVPDPDTPERQLSEFEQRRRLQVAMDELPPEQREVLLLRLEQELTLEEIGEITGVGRETVKSRLRYAMDRLRSRLNE, encoded by the coding sequence GTGAACGACCTTGCCGAACCTGCCGATGAAACCCTGATGCTGGCCTATGCCGCCGGCGATGCGTCAGCCTTCGAGCAGCTCTACGCGCGGCATCGCGGACCGCTGTACCGCTTCCTGCTGCGGCATCTGCGCGATGCGGCGATGGCCGATGAATTCTTCCAGGACACCTGGCAGCGCGTGATCGCGGCACGCCAGGGCTGGAAACCGGAAGCGGCGTTCGGGACCTGGCTGTACCGGATCGCGCACAATCGGCTGAACGACCACTGGCGCGCACTCAAGCACCGGCCGGCAACCCCGGAGGACGCGGAGGCGCGCACCGAGCGCGTTCCGGATCCGGATACGCCCGAGCGGCAACTGTCGGAATTCGAGCAGCGCCGGCGGTTGCAGGTGGCGATGGACGAGTTGCCGCCCGAGCAGCGGGAAGTGTTGTTGTTGCGGCTGGAGCAGGAACTGACCCTGGAGGAAATCGGCGAGATCACCGGCGTGGGCCGGGAGACCGTGAAATCGCGGTTGCGGTACGCGATGGACCGGTTGCGGTCGAGGTTGAACGAATGA
- a CDS encoding EAL domain-containing protein gives MPTPSISADNPASTPASPAERIASILRGLLPPGAELALCWRDWALGNGAGATPGASPSLRRRAEHALAEALVEHDGPELRVHAWDNADGNARVALAVALPHPLSAGEEESWLLLARTLLVTTLDASRAQARIVSLEKSKRLQQALYEIADLAGADLEMPEMLRRIHAVVNSLMYAENCYIVLYDDQRRTVRFLYFADQRDPYIAEAEREFGEEEMANSMTFALLRHGQPLRGPSAVIRQKLGVIRDPSHGPDSLDWLGVPMRRDDRVCGAIVVQSYDTPASYADEDRALLGYVAQHILTALDRKHAHVELEHRVAVRTHELQRANRELQAEIMERKRAEKLQRALFRITDLAITSESLERFYADVHVVVDELINARNFYIALVSDDGEALNFPYSIDDRDPMRKARRMTNGLTEYVVATGRPLLADREVIGQLAEAGKVLQHGPPAHSWLGVPLFRGEDVVGTVVVQSYTDDVKFTAHDQNLLTFVAHHIGNGLDRQRTQERLRSAHAELERRVEERTRELNEANHQLRAQIGERLRAEQQLTYQATHDALTGLPNRPHLLDRLSAAIERARHGDGQAFAVLFLDLDRFKLVNDSMGHAAGDELLVEVARRITMSVRDDDVVARLGGDEFALLVEYADGVENVRDFAQRLLAVLGRPMWVAGRELFPSASLGIAIWHPRYRNGEELLRDADAAMYRAKEQGRDRSAVFDEAMREAAMQSLDLEADLRRAINNRDFLPFYQPIRRMDDGRVIGHEALLRWQHERRGLLLPAEFIGLGEDSGLIEQVDWLLYEQVVRQIARGVEGYISVNVSPRHFRSPDFADRLLAMFEAQGADPSQLRLEITEVALLDDAPRTLRILRTLRQHGILAQLDDFGTGFSALSYLHRFPISVLKIDRSFVSGLGSEARPESLALVRAILALAGTLGIETIAEGVETEEQRQSLVELGCHLGQGYLLGRPAAQMAVATALDTL, from the coding sequence ATGCCTACGCCATCGATCAGCGCAGACAATCCGGCCAGCACACCCGCGTCGCCCGCAGAGCGGATCGCGTCGATCCTGCGTGGGCTGCTGCCGCCGGGCGCCGAGCTGGCGCTCTGCTGGCGGGACTGGGCGTTGGGCAACGGCGCCGGTGCCACGCCGGGCGCGTCCCCCTCGCTGCGCCGTCGCGCCGAACATGCACTGGCGGAGGCGCTGGTCGAACACGACGGCCCCGAACTGCGCGTGCATGCGTGGGACAACGCCGATGGCAACGCACGGGTCGCCTTGGCCGTGGCCCTGCCGCATCCGCTCTCGGCGGGGGAAGAGGAATCCTGGCTGCTGCTGGCGCGCACGCTGCTGGTCACCACGCTGGACGCGTCGCGCGCGCAGGCGCGCATCGTCTCGCTGGAGAAGTCCAAGCGGCTGCAGCAGGCGCTTTACGAAATCGCCGATCTCGCCGGCGCCGACCTTGAGATGCCGGAGATGCTCCGCCGCATCCATGCGGTGGTGAATTCGCTGATGTACGCGGAGAACTGCTACATCGTCCTCTACGACGACCAGCGCCGCACGGTGCGGTTCCTGTACTTCGCCGACCAGCGTGATCCCTACATCGCCGAGGCCGAGCGCGAGTTCGGCGAAGAGGAGATGGCCAACAGCATGACCTTCGCGCTGCTGCGCCACGGCCAGCCGCTGCGCGGCCCCTCGGCCGTGATCCGGCAGAAGCTCGGCGTCATCCGCGATCCGTCCCACGGCCCCGACAGCCTGGACTGGCTGGGCGTGCCGATGCGGCGCGACGACCGCGTCTGCGGCGCGATCGTCGTGCAGAGCTACGACACGCCCGCCAGCTACGCGGACGAGGACCGCGCGCTGCTGGGTTACGTGGCCCAGCACATCCTGACCGCGCTGGACCGCAAGCATGCGCACGTGGAGCTGGAGCACCGCGTGGCGGTGCGCACCCACGAACTGCAGCGCGCCAACCGCGAGCTGCAGGCGGAGATCATGGAGCGCAAGCGCGCCGAGAAGCTGCAACGCGCGCTGTTCCGCATCACCGACCTGGCGATCACCTCCGAGAGCCTGGAACGTTTCTACGCCGACGTCCACGTGGTGGTGGACGAACTGATCAACGCCCGCAATTTCTACATCGCGCTGGTTTCCGACGACGGCGAAGCGCTGAACTTCCCGTACTCGATCGACGACCGCGACCCGATGCGCAAGGCGCGGCGGATGACCAACGGCCTGACCGAGTACGTGGTCGCCACCGGCCGGCCGCTGCTGGCGGACCGGGAGGTCATCGGCCAGCTTGCCGAGGCGGGCAAGGTGCTGCAACACGGGCCTCCCGCCCACAGCTGGCTCGGCGTGCCGTTGTTCCGCGGCGAGGACGTGGTCGGCACGGTCGTGGTGCAGAGCTACACCGACGACGTGAAGTTCACCGCCCACGACCAGAACCTGCTGACGTTCGTCGCCCACCACATCGGCAACGGCCTGGACCGGCAACGCACGCAGGAACGCCTGCGCAGTGCGCATGCCGAACTGGAGCGCCGCGTGGAAGAGCGCACCCGCGAACTGAACGAAGCCAACCACCAGCTGCGCGCCCAGATCGGCGAGCGCCTGCGCGCGGAGCAGCAGCTCACCTACCAGGCCACGCACGACGCGCTGACCGGCCTGCCCAACCGGCCGCACCTGCTTGACCGTCTGTCGGCGGCGATCGAACGCGCGCGCCATGGCGACGGTCAGGCGTTCGCGGTGCTGTTCCTGGACCTGGACCGGTTCAAGCTGGTCAACGACAGCATGGGCCACGCCGCCGGCGACGAACTGCTGGTGGAAGTCGCCCGCCGGATCACGATGAGCGTGCGCGACGACGACGTGGTGGCGCGGCTCGGCGGCGACGAATTCGCGCTGCTGGTCGAGTACGCCGACGGCGTGGAGAACGTGCGCGATTTCGCCCAGCGTCTGCTGGCGGTGCTGGGCCGACCCATGTGGGTGGCGGGACGCGAACTTTTCCCGTCGGCCAGCCTCGGTATCGCCATCTGGCATCCGCGCTACCGCAACGGCGAGGAACTGCTGCGCGACGCGGATGCGGCGATGTACCGCGCGAAGGAGCAGGGACGCGACCGTTCCGCGGTGTTCGACGAAGCCATGCGCGAAGCCGCGATGCAGAGCCTGGACCTGGAAGCCGATCTGCGCCGCGCCATCAACAACCGCGACTTCCTGCCGTTCTACCAGCCTATCCGCCGGATGGACGACGGCCGCGTGATCGGCCACGAAGCACTGCTGCGCTGGCAGCACGAACGCCGTGGCCTGCTGCTGCCGGCCGAGTTCATCGGCCTGGGCGAGGACAGCGGGCTGATCGAGCAGGTCGACTGGCTGCTCTACGAACAGGTCGTGCGGCAGATCGCGCGCGGCGTGGAAGGCTACATCTCGGTCAACGTGTCGCCGCGGCATTTCCGCTCGCCGGATTTCGCCGACCGCCTGCTGGCCATGTTCGAAGCCCAGGGTGCCGATCCCTCGCAGTTGCGCCTGGAGATCACCGAGGTCGCGCTGCTCGACGACGCGCCCCGCACGCTGCGCATCCTGCGCACACTGCGCCAGCACGGCATCCTCGCCCAGCTGGACGACTTCGGTACCGGTTTCTCGGCGCTGTCGTACCTGCACCGGTTCCCGATTTCAGTGCTCAAGATCGACCGCAGTTTCGTCTCCGGATTGGGCAGCGAAGCGCGCCCCGAAAGCCTGGCGCTGGTGCGCGCGATCCTCGCGCTGGCCGGCACGCTGGGCATCGAGACGATCGCCGAAGGCGTGGAAACCGAAGAGCAGCGCCAGTCCCTGGTGGAACTGGGCTGCCATCTGGGGCAGGGCTACCTGCTGGGTCGGCCGGCGGCGCAGATGGCCGTGGCGACCGCGCTCGACACGCTCTGA
- a CDS encoding VWA domain-containing protein → MSHRRLNLTLLAVAVLAGCTSNPTAQQAPAEEAALAAATAADAAASAETERRERSTLDSVVVTGARLSRQAKAAVPGYAYAPPPPPAPASVAYRESFSAGVVAYPQTQPANTEKYAERDDNPVRRTLDEPVSTFSVDVDTGSYSNVRRMLRDGQRPPADAVRAEEFVNYFRYGHAAPNDRSRPFRVTTELAPAPWNAQRQVLMVGIKGYDVPKATLPPANLVFLLDTSGSMESPDKLPLLKQSFTQLVTQLRAQDRVSIVVYAGSAGLVLPPTPGDRHGEILAALDRLQAGGSTNGGDGIRLAYAMAKQAFVPEGVNRVILATDGDFNVGTVSQDALETMVADQRKSGIALTTLGFGTGNYNDALAEKLADVGDGTHAYIDTLQEGRKVLVEEMQSTLLTIARDVKIQVEFNPAVVAEYRLIGYENRVLANEDFANDKVDAGDIGAGHEVTALYEITPVGSGADRLPALRYGGKTVAAGVATDEVAHLRLRYKLPGQDASRLIEAPIARSMLISQPSEAFRFATAVAAYADLLRGGKRIDGWAWTDVARTARGATGRDPYGLKAEFIGLIDQAHRLVATQTDAPAIAGE, encoded by the coding sequence ATGTCGCACCGTCGTCTTAACCTCACCCTGCTTGCCGTCGCCGTCCTCGCCGGCTGCACTTCCAACCCGACCGCCCAGCAGGCACCGGCAGAGGAAGCGGCGCTGGCCGCTGCCACCGCGGCTGATGCCGCCGCAAGTGCGGAAACCGAGCGCCGTGAGCGCAGCACGCTGGACAGTGTCGTCGTCACCGGCGCGCGTCTTTCGCGGCAGGCGAAGGCCGCCGTACCCGGCTATGCCTATGCGCCCCCTCCGCCGCCCGCACCCGCGTCGGTGGCCTACCGGGAGAGCTTTTCCGCGGGCGTGGTCGCGTACCCGCAAACTCAACCCGCCAACACCGAGAAGTACGCCGAACGCGACGACAACCCGGTGCGTCGAACGCTGGATGAGCCCGTGTCGACGTTCTCCGTGGACGTGGACACCGGTAGCTACAGCAACGTGCGGCGCATGCTGCGTGATGGCCAGCGGCCGCCCGCCGATGCGGTGCGCGCCGAGGAGTTCGTCAATTACTTCCGCTACGGCCACGCCGCCCCCAACGACCGCAGCCGTCCGTTCCGCGTGACCACCGAACTCGCCCCCGCGCCTTGGAACGCCCAGCGCCAGGTGCTGATGGTGGGTATCAAGGGCTACGACGTGCCGAAGGCGACGCTGCCGCCGGCCAACCTCGTCTTCCTGCTGGATACCTCGGGCTCGATGGAATCGCCCGACAAGCTGCCGCTGCTGAAGCAGTCCTTCACGCAACTGGTGACGCAGTTGCGGGCGCAGGACCGCGTCAGCATCGTCGTCTATGCCGGCTCCGCCGGCCTGGTGTTGCCGCCCACGCCGGGCGACCGCCATGGCGAAATCCTCGCCGCACTCGACCGGCTGCAAGCGGGCGGCAGCACCAACGGCGGCGACGGCATCCGCCTGGCCTACGCGATGGCGAAACAGGCCTTCGTGCCCGAGGGCGTCAACCGGGTGATCCTGGCGACCGATGGCGACTTCAATGTCGGCACCGTCAGCCAAGATGCGCTGGAGACGATGGTGGCCGACCAGCGCAAGTCCGGCATCGCCCTGACCACGCTGGGCTTCGGCACCGGCAACTACAACGACGCCCTGGCCGAAAAGCTGGCCGATGTCGGCGATGGCACCCACGCCTATATCGACACGCTGCAGGAAGGCCGCAAAGTGCTGGTCGAGGAGATGCAGTCCACCCTGCTGACTATCGCGCGCGACGTGAAGATCCAGGTCGAGTTCAATCCGGCCGTGGTCGCCGAGTACCGGCTGATCGGCTACGAAAACCGCGTGCTGGCGAACGAAGACTTCGCCAACGACAAAGTCGATGCGGGCGATATCGGCGCCGGGCACGAGGTCACCGCCCTGTACGAAATCACCCCGGTCGGTTCGGGGGCGGATCGCCTGCCGGCACTGCGTTACGGCGGCAAGACGGTGGCGGCCGGCGTCGCGACCGATGAAGTCGCCCACCTGCGCCTGCGCTACAAGCTGCCCGGGCAGGATGCCAGCCGGCTGATCGAAGCGCCGATCGCACGCAGCATGCTGATATCGCAGCCCAGCGAGGCGTTCCGCTTCGCCACCGCGGTTGCCGCCTATGCCGACCTGCTGCGCGGCGGGAAGCGCATCGATGGTTGGGCGTGGACGGACGTCGCACGCACAGCACGCGGTGCAACGGGTCGCGATCCGTACGGGCTGAAGGCCGAGTTCATCGGCCTGATCGATCAGGCGCACCGCCTGGTCGCCACGCAGACGGATGCCCCGGCGATCGCCGGTGAGTGA
- a CDS encoding glycoside hydrolase family 19 protein: protein MPSEHEISMLRAARDAGITSREEMANFMAQMGHESTGFTRLEESFRYTRGIHQIPVRSAWREGAQALENARQEALEGRPRELGRLMYGERMGNDNAGDGYLYRGRGYTQLTGENNYRAADEALNLDLIANPALASDRDNAERIAIWFWQNQVPEQDRDDVTRATLAINNGENGLKDRLNRYDAWHAALTPDFVAQLDLGRIRAGAGIAPTQDRPAMEDGALRRFEDGGEVRQLNSHLRALDVRAERNRQVPEGDTFTRETEQAIRLFQEQQAVPTTGRADPATLETIERELRQRQDPPATDERIGIESSNHKQQHGAVVGLSGTGNAELDRLASALASRDETAISEACTRIAQSPHVRALEEWAREPATPQRMEETQQQEMARQLESPGART, encoded by the coding sequence ATGCCTAGTGAACATGAAATTTCAATGCTGCGAGCCGCTCGCGACGCTGGCATTACATCTCGCGAAGAAATGGCCAATTTCATGGCGCAGATGGGCCATGAATCCACAGGATTCACGCGCCTTGAGGAAAGCTTCAGGTACACACGAGGCATCCATCAGATCCCCGTTCGTTCCGCGTGGCGTGAAGGCGCACAAGCACTGGAGAATGCCCGCCAGGAAGCTTTAGAAGGCCGACCTCGGGAACTGGGCCGACTGATGTACGGGGAACGCATGGGCAACGACAACGCGGGGGATGGCTATTTGTATCGCGGCCGTGGCTACACGCAACTGACCGGCGAGAACAACTATCGAGCTGCCGACGAAGCCCTCAATCTCGACTTGATAGCCAACCCCGCCCTCGCTTCGGATCGCGACAACGCTGAGCGAATCGCGATCTGGTTCTGGCAGAACCAGGTACCCGAACAGGATAGAGATGATGTCACGCGCGCGACACTTGCGATCAACAACGGCGAGAACGGCTTGAAGGATCGCCTCAACCGATATGACGCCTGGCACGCTGCACTCACCCCGGACTTCGTCGCCCAATTGGATCTGGGGCGCATCCGCGCTGGAGCGGGCATCGCCCCTACACAGGACCGGCCTGCAATGGAAGATGGCGCACTGCGCCGCTTCGAAGACGGCGGGGAAGTTCGCCAACTCAATAGCCATCTGCGGGCACTGGACGTGCGGGCCGAACGTAATCGGCAGGTCCCTGAAGGCGACACGTTCACCCGGGAGACGGAGCAAGCCATACGACTCTTTCAAGAGCAACAAGCCGTTCCCACTACGGGCCGCGCCGATCCCGCAACACTGGAAACAATAGAACGCGAGCTACGGCAGCGCCAAGATCCACCCGCAACCGATGAGCGCATTGGTATCGAATCCTCGAATCACAAGCAGCAGCATGGTGCGGTGGTCGGACTTAGTGGCACCGGCAACGCCGAGTTGGACAGACTCGCGTCCGCACTAGCCAGCCGAGATGAGACAGCAATCTCTGAGGCATGTACGCGAATCGCTCAGTCGCCGCACGTTCGAGCCTTGGAAGAATGGGCACGCGAGCCAGCGACTCCACAACGGATGGAAGAAACTCAACAGCAAGAAATGGCCAGGCAGCTGGAGTCGCCTGGAGCAAGGACCTGA
- the xseA gene encoding exodeoxyribonuclease VII large subunit, with product MTDTARDILSPSQLNALARNLLEDTFPLIWVEGELGNVTRPASGHLYFTLKDARAQVKCAMFKPKSQWLKFAPREGLRVLARGRLTLYEARGDYQLVVDHMEEAGEGALRRAFEELKSKLAAEGLFDADRKRPLPAHVRRLAVVTSPTGAAVRDVLSVLQRRYPLLEVDVLPVQVQGETAAAQMVDMLQRAARSGRYDVVLVTRGGGSLEDLWAFNDERLARAIAASPVPVVSAVGHETDFSLADFAADLRAPTPSVAAELLVPDRRDLLARVHNLQRRLATAHAHRLRNLMQRADRAALRLNALRPQARLDLLRRRQDDAVRRLHALWRDRQARRIATLRHADAILRAHAPQRRLDHLRARLLALAPRPQAAIARTLQREALHLRGLARSLEAVSPLATVARGYALVTKEDGTLVRSVAQVEVNETLNARLVDGTLRVRVE from the coding sequence ATGACCGACACCGCCCGCGACATCCTCTCGCCCAGCCAGCTGAACGCGCTTGCGCGGAACCTGCTGGAAGACACGTTCCCGCTGATCTGGGTGGAAGGTGAACTCGGCAACGTCACCCGGCCGGCGTCGGGCCACCTGTACTTCACCCTGAAGGACGCGCGCGCGCAGGTGAAGTGCGCGATGTTCAAGCCGAAGAGCCAGTGGCTGAAGTTCGCCCCGCGCGAAGGCCTGCGCGTGCTCGCGCGCGGCCGGCTGACACTGTACGAAGCGCGCGGCGACTACCAACTGGTGGTCGACCATATGGAAGAGGCCGGCGAAGGCGCACTGCGGCGCGCGTTCGAGGAGCTGAAGTCGAAACTCGCGGCCGAAGGCCTGTTCGATGCGGACCGCAAGCGCCCGCTGCCGGCGCATGTGCGGCGCCTCGCCGTCGTCACCTCGCCCACCGGCGCAGCGGTGCGCGACGTGCTGAGCGTGCTGCAGCGTCGCTACCCGTTGCTGGAGGTGGACGTGTTGCCCGTGCAGGTGCAGGGCGAGACGGCCGCGGCGCAGATGGTGGACATGCTCCAACGCGCCGCGCGCAGTGGCCGCTACGACGTGGTGCTGGTCACCCGCGGCGGCGGATCGCTGGAAGACCTGTGGGCCTTCAACGATGAGCGCCTGGCGCGCGCGATCGCCGCCTCGCCGGTGCCGGTGGTGTCCGCCGTGGGCCACGAAACCGACTTCAGCCTGGCCGACTTCGCCGCTGACCTGCGCGCGCCCACGCCATCGGTCGCCGCCGAACTGCTGGTGCCGGATCGCCGCGACCTGCTCGCCCGCGTACACAACCTGCAGCGACGCCTGGCCACCGCGCATGCGCATCGCCTGCGCAACCTGATGCAGCGCGCGGATCGCGCCGCGCTACGCTTGAACGCCCTGCGCCCGCAAGCGCGACTGGACCTGCTGCGGCGTCGTCAGGACGACGCGGTGCGTCGCCTGCACGCGCTCTGGCGCGATCGCCAGGCACGGCGCATTGCCACCCTTCGGCATGCCGACGCCATCCTGCGCGCGCACGCGCCCCAGCGCCGCCTCGACCACCTGCGCGCACGCCTGCTCGCCCTCGCCCCACGCCCGCAAGCCGCCATCGCGCGCACGTTGCAGCGCGAAGCCCTGCACCTGCGCGGCCTCGCCCGCTCACTCGAAGCCGTCAGCCCGCTGGCCACCGTCGCCCGCGGTTATGCCCTGGTGACGAAGGAGGACGGCACGCTGGTGCGGTCGGTGGCGCAGGTCGAGGTCAATGAGACGCTGAACGCGCGACTGGTGGACGGGACACTGAGGGTCCGCGTGGAGTGA
- a CDS encoding sialidase family protein produces MPVSRWCVPVVPVLLAALAGCGPDAPAAKTDPAPLVEAQALPSTAGAAQPDLVATPDGSLLLSWVEPVGDSGHRLRFSRLVEGEAAWAAPRIIAEGSGWFVNWADTPHVFALPDGSLWAHWLRSTGPSRMDYGIDLVRSADGGATWSAPTLVPPTAKQGDNGFVTFWPQGRDRLGVAWLDSRQKSPGDGHAHHDDHGSGAMMLRAALFDTEATQQAEWALDASTCDCCTTASAITDRGTVVVYRGRTTGEVRDTRLVRFDGNAWTAPRDVHADGWEIAGCPVNGPVVVADGPRVWVAWYTEAEGLPEIRAARSDDAGDTFTAPATLAKGEQVLGRLGLARGDGHLLVSWLEQAGDAQRLVLARYDGEWKGARRAEVATLAARGRASGMPRLQWSHGAAWLAWTDVVDGAPQVRGARVTFP; encoded by the coding sequence ATGCCCGTATCCCGCTGGTGCGTTCCCGTGGTGCCAGTCCTGCTCGCCGCGCTCGCCGGATGCGGACCCGATGCGCCAGCAGCGAAAACCGATCCGGCTCCCTTGGTGGAGGCACAGGCGTTGCCGTCGACGGCCGGCGCCGCGCAGCCCGACCTGGTCGCCACGCCGGATGGCTCGCTGCTGCTGAGCTGGGTGGAGCCGGTCGGAGACAGCGGCCACCGTCTGCGCTTCAGTCGCCTGGTCGAGGGCGAAGCCGCGTGGGCTGCGCCACGCATCATCGCCGAAGGGTCGGGCTGGTTCGTCAATTGGGCCGACACACCGCATGTCTTTGCGCTGCCGGACGGGTCATTGTGGGCGCACTGGTTGCGCAGCACCGGACCGTCGCGGATGGACTATGGCATCGACCTGGTGCGTTCCGCCGATGGTGGCGCGACCTGGTCAGCGCCGACGCTGGTGCCGCCCACGGCGAAGCAGGGCGACAACGGCTTCGTGACGTTCTGGCCGCAGGGCCGCGATCGGTTGGGTGTCGCGTGGCTCGACAGCCGGCAGAAGTCGCCCGGCGATGGCCATGCGCATCACGACGATCACGGCAGCGGCGCGATGATGCTGCGCGCGGCGCTGTTCGACACCGAGGCGACGCAGCAGGCCGAATGGGCCCTCGATGCCTCCACCTGCGACTGCTGCACCACCGCGTCCGCGATCACCGACCGCGGCACCGTGGTGGTCTACCGCGGCCGCACCACCGGCGAAGTCCGCGATACGCGTCTCGTGCGTTTCGACGGGAACGCCTGGACGGCGCCGCGCGACGTGCATGCCGATGGCTGGGAGATCGCGGGCTGCCCGGTCAACGGGCCCGTCGTGGTGGCCGACGGGCCGCGCGTGTGGGTCGCCTGGTACACCGAGGCCGAGGGCCTGCCGGAAATCCGCGCGGCGCGTTCGGACGATGCGGGCGACACGTTCACCGCCCCGGCCACCCTGGCCAAGGGCGAGCAGGTGCTGGGGCGGCTGGGGCTGGCGCGGGGCGACGGGCACCTACTGGTCAGTTGGCTCGAACAGGCAGGGGATGCCCAGCGACTGGTGCTGGCGCGCTATGACGGCGAGTGGAAGGGCGCACGGCGCGCCGAGGTCGCCACGCTCGCCGCGCGCGGGCGCGCCAGCGGCATGCCGCGCCTGCAGTGGTCGCATGGCGCCGCCTGGCTGGCCTGGACCGACGTGGTCGATGGCGCCCCGCAGGTGCGCGGTGCGCGGGTGACGTTCCCGTAA
- a CDS encoding DUF2946 family protein, translating into MIRTSAFLRPMLQLALLAALLMAFAPSVTRWVGTAGSQVLAGWTELCTTDGMKWVDTRITSPAKKSPPPAGLPSGADCAYCTLAVALPVLLLCLALLFPRHAADVIARVVALPRVDRLRLRGLGGQGPPVLL; encoded by the coding sequence GTGATCCGCACGTCCGCCTTCCTCCGACCGATGCTGCAGCTGGCCTTGCTTGCCGCGCTGCTGATGGCGTTCGCGCCGTCGGTGACGCGTTGGGTGGGCACGGCCGGGTCGCAGGTGCTGGCGGGCTGGACCGAGCTGTGCACGACCGATGGCATGAAGTGGGTCGATACGCGGATCACGTCGCCCGCCAAGAAATCGCCGCCGCCCGCCGGCCTGCCATCGGGTGCCGACTGCGCGTACTGCACGCTGGCCGTTGCGCTGCCGGTGCTGTTGCTCTGCCTCGCGCTGCTGTTCCCGCGCCACGCCGCCGACGTCATCGCACGCGTCGTGGCGCTTCCGCGTGTGGATCGATTGCGTCTGCGCGGCTTGGGCGGGCAGGGGCCGCCCGTCCTGCTCTGA